The proteins below come from a single Anguilla rostrata isolate EN2019 chromosome 3, ASM1855537v3, whole genome shotgun sequence genomic window:
- the slc26a2 gene encoding sulfate transporter, whose translation MAGEESEALAESPAESPAVPGAYVPFVLEEREKRREGWKKLARREAGKRCACSADRAKALVLGFFPILSWLPGYRPRDWLVGDMMSGLIVGILLVPQSIAYSLLAGQDPVYGLYTSFFSSIIYTLLGTSRHISVGIFGVLCLLVGQVVDRELMLAGYLGETNQTALAGAGNLTGPICDRSCYAIMVGATVTFTAGVYQVLMGLLQVGFVSVYLSDSLLSGFATGASLTILTSQVKYLLGLKLPRAHGLGSLVQTWVSLFRNIGQTNVCDLVTSLVCLLVLVPSKELNDRFKARLKAPIPFELFVVIGATLASHYGRFQERFGSDVSGTIPTGFLPPQLPSWSLIPNVALDALSIAIVGFAITVSLSEMFAKKHGYLVDANQEMYAIGFCNILPSFFRCFTTSAALTKTLVKESTGCQTQVSGLVTALVLLLVLLVIAPLFYSLQKCVLAVIIVVNLRGALRKFADIPRMWRENHVDATIWLVTMGTSALVNTELGLLVGVLFSAFCVLGRTQRAPALQLGQTGHLDLYEDTAAYKDLKTLPGILVFRYEAPVYYANQTLFKKALYRCAGLDPVQEKARRRKQEKQKRKREADTNAESGNVDAQGGDAQVSTKIFLPQGAGLHTLVIDCGPVLFLDTAGVGAMKELQKDYRELGVRMLLARCNTSVLDSLHRGGYLERAGGDAEKVFFTIDDAVGYARSLPCQNGDCDASLL comes from the exons ATGGCCGGAGAGGAGAGCGAGGCTCTGGCGGAGAGCCCGGCGGAGAGCCCGGCGGTGCCTGGCGCGTACGTGCCGTTCGTTTTGGAGGAgcgggagaagaggagggagggctgGAAGAAGCTGGCCCGGCGGGAGGCGGGGAAGCGGTGCGCGTGCAGCGCGGACCGAGCCAAGGCTCTGGTGCTGGGCTTCTTCCCCATCCTGAGCTGGCTCCCCGGCTACCGGCCGAGGGACTGGCTGGTGGGCGACATGATGTCGGGGCTCATCGTGGGCATCCTGCTGGTGCCCCAGTCCATCGCGTACTCCCTGCTGGCGGGCCAGGACCCCGTGTACGGCCTCTACACCTCCTTCTTCTCCAGCATCATCTACACCCTCCTGGGCACCTCCAGGCACATCTCTGTGGGCATCTTCGGGGTCCTCTGTCTGCTGGTGGGGCAGGTGGTGGACAGGGAGCTCATGCTGGCAGGCTACCTCGGCGAAACCAATCAGACGGCCCTGGCTGGGGCGGGGAACCTGACCGGGCCAATCTGCGACCGAAGCTGCTACGCCATCATGGTGGGGGCCACCGTCACCTTCACCGCCGGGGTCTATCAG GTGTTGATGGGACTCCTCCAGGTGGGCTTCGTGTCCGTGTACCTGTCGGACTCCCTGCTCAGCGGCTTCGCCACGGGGGCCTCCCTCACAATCCTCACCTCCCAGGTGAAGTACCTGCTGGGGCTCAAGCTACCTCGCGCCCATGGCCTGGGCTCGCTggtgcagacctgggtcagccTGTTCCGGAACATCGGGCAGACCAACGTGTGCGACCTGGTCACCAGCCTGGTGTgcctgctggtgctggtgccCAGCAAGGAGCTGAACGACCGCTTCAAGGCCCGTCTGAAGGCGCCCATCCCCTTCGAGCTCTTCGTGGTCATCGGCGCCACGCTGGCCTCGCACTACGGCCGCTTCCAGGAGCGCTTCGGCTCCGACGTGTCCGGCACCATCCCCACCGGCTTCCTGCCGCCCCAGCTCCCCAGCTGGTCGCTCATCCCCAACGTGGCGCTGGACGCCCTCTCCATAGCCATCGTGGGCTTCGCCATCACCGTCTCCCTCTCCGAGATGTTCGCCAAGAAGCACGGCTACTTGGTGGACGCCAACCAGGAGATGTACGCCATCGGCTTCTGCAACATCCTGCCGTCCTTCTTCCGCTGTTTCACCACCAGCGCCGCGCTGACCAAGACGCTGGTCAAGGAGTCCACCGGCTGCCAGACTCAGGTGTCGGGATTGGTGACCGCACTGGTGCTGCTTCTGGTCCTGTTGGTTATCGCCCCCCTCTTCTATTCACTGCAGAA GTGTGTGCTGGCTGTCATTATTGTTGTCAATCTCCGGGGGGCGCTGCGCAAGTTCGCTGACATCCCCCGCATGTGGAGGGAGAACCACGTGgacgccaccatctggctggtGACCATGGGAACGTCGGCCCTGGTGAACACGGAGCTGGGCCTGCTGGTGGGGGTGCTGTTTTCGGCGTTCTGCGTCCTGGGGCGCACCCAGCGGGCCCCCGCCCTGCAGCTGGGCCAGACGGGACACCTGGACCTGTACGAGGACACGGCCGCCTACAAAGACCTGAAGACCCTCCCGGGAATCCTGGTGTTCCGCTACGAGGCGCCGGTCTACTACGCCAACCAGACGCTGTTCAAGAAGGCCCTGTACCGCTGCGCGGGCCTGGACCCGGTCCAGGAGAAGGCCAGGCGCAGGAagcaggagaagcagaagaGGAAGCGGGAGGCGGACACCAACGCGGAGTCCGGGAACGTGGACGCGCAGGGCGGCGACGCGCAGGTGTCCACCAAAATCTTCCTCCCCCAGGGCGCTGGCTTGCACACGCTGGTGATAGACTGCGGGCCCGTCCTCTTCCTGGACACGGCCGGGGTGGGCGCGATGAAGGAGCTGCAGAAGGACTACAGGGAGCTGGGCGTGCGGATGCTGTTGGCCCGGTGCAATACCTCGGTGCTGGACTCGCTTCACAGGGGGGGCTACCTGGAGCGCGCCGGCGGCGACGCGGAGAAGGTGTTCTTCACCATCGACGACGCCGTCGGCTACGCCCGTAGCCTTCCCTGTCAGAACGGAGACTGCGATGCATCTCTTTTGTGA